A region from the Flavobacterium enshiense genome encodes:
- a CDS encoding efflux RND transporter periplasmic adaptor subunit codes for MKNIFLKINYNLGSFFNLFVLFSFLFFLNSCGEKKTEEAHEEEKSETEVALTEAQFKTIGIVTGSIEMKNLNTVIKANGYTAVPPQNMANISTLIGGVVKDIYVLEGTFVAKGKTLATIQNLEVTEMQEDYNSAIANIEYLQLEYNRQKTLSDENVNPRKTFQEVKSKLAVERARAQAAKNKLQALHVSLSGSTSLIPIVSPISGYVGKISITKGAFAETGVTLFEVVDNSQMHLDLNVFEKDLGKISVGQEVDFVLTNQSNKSIKGKIFGINKSFSNESKSVAVHAKINPSDAKDLISGMYVAANINITNQTVQALPKDAIVRNGDKYFIYIQEEHSEEAPKAKVEEHIHKEGEAHSEHAEGEEEGHNEIHFKAIEVVPGTTDLGYTEVKLVGEIPADAKIVIKGAFYLLATSKGGGEHEH; via the coding sequence ATGAAAAATATATTTTTAAAAATAAATTATAATCTGGGTTCGTTCTTCAATCTCTTTGTTCTATTTTCTTTTCTCTTTTTTCTAAATTCTTGTGGCGAGAAGAAAACCGAAGAAGCCCACGAGGAAGAAAAGTCAGAAACCGAAGTAGCGTTGACCGAAGCGCAATTCAAAACCATTGGTATTGTAACGGGTAGTATTGAAATGAAAAATCTTAATACCGTAATTAAAGCTAACGGATATACAGCAGTTCCGCCACAAAATATGGCTAATATTTCAACTTTAATAGGAGGCGTTGTTAAAGATATTTATGTGTTAGAAGGTACATTTGTTGCAAAAGGCAAAACATTGGCAACCATTCAAAATCTTGAAGTTACAGAAATGCAGGAAGATTATAATTCTGCCATTGCTAACATTGAATACCTGCAATTGGAATACAACCGTCAAAAAACATTGAGCGATGAAAATGTAAATCCTCGCAAAACATTTCAGGAAGTAAAGTCAAAATTAGCAGTTGAAAGAGCAAGAGCACAAGCCGCTAAAAATAAACTACAAGCATTACACGTAAGTTTAAGCGGAAGTACTTCACTTATTCCTATTGTTTCTCCAATTAGTGGTTACGTAGGTAAAATAAGCATAACCAAAGGCGCTTTTGCAGAAACAGGAGTGACACTTTTTGAAGTGGTTGACAATAGCCAAATGCATTTGGATTTGAATGTATTTGAAAAAGATTTAGGCAAAATTTCAGTAGGTCAGGAAGTCGATTTTGTTTTAACCAATCAATCCAACAAATCCATCAAAGGGAAAATATTCGGTATTAATAAATCCTTTTCTAATGAAAGTAAGTCGGTAGCCGTACACGCAAAAATTAATCCAAGCGATGCTAAAGATTTAATTTCAGGAATGTATGTAGCTGCTAATATCAATATTACCAATCAAACGGTTCAGGCATTGCCAAAAGATGCCATTGTTAGAAACGGAGATAAATATTTTATTTACATTCAAGAAGAACACAGCGAAGAAGCACCAAAAGCTAAAGTAGAAGAGCATATACACAAAGAAGGCGAAGCCCATTCGGAACACGCAGAAGGCGAAGAAGAAGGACACAATGAAATTCACTTTAAAGCCATTGAAGTAGTTCCTGGCACTACAGATTTAGGTTATACCGAAGTCAAATTGGTTGGGGAAATTCCTGCGGATGCAAAAATAGTAATCAAAGGGGCGTTCTATCTATTAGCAACTTCTAAAGGAGGTGGAGAACACGAACACTAA
- a CDS encoding DUF3703 domain-containing protein: MKINTIMPSILIPFYKKELEAFKDNLQIDNLNMAWYHLERAHIIGQKYPYEHSYVHWKMLQFGFKIKSTREVIGQIPRLLIGGVKSFVGHIPVGNTGGSNVPPLKSMEIPKDIQEIINANS, translated from the coding sequence ATGAAAATTAACACAATAATGCCAAGTATTCTAATTCCTTTTTATAAAAAAGAGTTAGAAGCATTCAAGGACAATTTACAGATAGATAACCTAAATATGGCTTGGTATCACTTAGAGCGGGCGCACATTATAGGGCAAAAGTATCCTTATGAGCATTCCTATGTGCATTGGAAAATGTTGCAATTTGGCTTTAAAATAAAAAGTACCAGAGAGGTAATCGGACAAATACCAAGATTACTCATTGGAGGCGTTAAGTCATTTGTAGGTCATATTCCGGTGGGTAATACAGGTGGTTCAAATGTGCCACCATTAAAATCGATGGAAATACCAAAAGACATTCAGGAAATTATCAATGCTAATTCTTAA
- a CDS encoding heavy metal translocating P-type ATPase produces MEHQHKYDATGKQLCCTLEDKINHESEKHSDDDGHNHEHSHESTSTFKMFVPAIISFTLLLVAIGFDNYFTQTWFKGWVRIGWYILAYIPVGLPVVKEAVGSMRKGEIFSEFLLMSIATIGAFAIGEYPEGVAVMLFYAIGEIFQTLAVTRAKSNIKSLLDQRPDEVTILENKMAKIIKASEAKIGDIIQLKAGEKLGLDGELLSETASFNTAALTGESKPDTKSKGETVLAGMINLNTVSQVKVTTAYTDSKLSKILELVQNATAQKAPTELFIRKFAKIYTPIVVFLAVAICVLPMLFVDNYVFSEWLYRALVFLVISCPCALVISIPLGYFGGIGAASKNGILFKGSNFLDVMATIQNVVMDKTGTMTEGVFNVQEVVIKPEFDKNEILRMVNALEGQSTHPVATAIHQFVGTIDTSIVLQNTEEISGHGLKATVNGKELLVGNFKLMDKFSISYDIDPTSIVYTLIAIAYDSKFAGYITIADSIKEDAQITIEMLKSLGVKTTMLSGDKNTVVQFVAQKLGIVNAFGDLLPEDKVNKVKEIKSKKETVAFVGDGVNDAPVVALSDVGIAMGGLGSDATIETADVVIQDDKPSKIAMAINIGKQTKKIVWQNIGLAFTVKAIVLILGAGGLATMWEAVFADVGVALLAILNAVRIQKMKF; encoded by the coding sequence ATGGAACATCAGCATAAATACGATGCAACAGGTAAGCAGCTATGCTGCACACTTGAGGATAAAATAAATCACGAAAGCGAGAAGCATTCTGATGACGATGGTCATAATCACGAACATTCGCACGAAAGTACAAGTACTTTTAAAATGTTTGTCCCGGCGATTATAAGCTTTACATTGTTACTTGTGGCAATAGGTTTTGATAATTATTTTACTCAAACTTGGTTTAAGGGTTGGGTGCGAATTGGGTGGTATATTTTAGCTTATATTCCTGTCGGTTTACCGGTAGTAAAAGAAGCCGTAGGAAGTATGCGCAAAGGCGAAATATTTTCAGAGTTTCTATTAATGAGTATTGCAACTATTGGAGCATTTGCTATTGGTGAATACCCCGAAGGTGTTGCGGTAATGCTATTTTATGCCATTGGAGAAATATTCCAAACATTAGCCGTTACAAGAGCAAAATCCAATATTAAATCGTTACTTGACCAGCGACCGGATGAAGTAACCATTCTTGAAAATAAGATGGCTAAAATCATAAAAGCTTCGGAAGCTAAAATTGGAGATATTATTCAGCTTAAAGCAGGGGAGAAATTGGGTTTAGATGGTGAACTGCTTTCTGAAACGGCATCCTTCAACACAGCGGCTTTAACAGGAGAAAGTAAACCCGATACAAAAAGTAAAGGCGAAACAGTTTTAGCGGGAATGATAAATCTGAATACTGTTTCGCAAGTAAAAGTAACCACGGCATATACAGACAGTAAGCTAAGTAAAATTTTAGAATTAGTACAAAATGCCACCGCACAAAAAGCACCTACAGAACTATTCATAAGGAAGTTTGCCAAAATTTATACGCCTATTGTAGTGTTTTTAGCTGTTGCTATTTGTGTTTTGCCAATGCTGTTTGTTGATAATTATGTTTTTAGTGAATGGCTATACAGAGCTCTAGTATTCTTGGTTATTTCGTGCCCTTGCGCTTTAGTAATCAGTATTCCGTTAGGATATTTTGGAGGAATTGGTGCAGCCAGTAAAAACGGAATCCTTTTCAAAGGAAGCAATTTTCTTGATGTAATGGCAACTATTCAGAACGTAGTAATGGACAAAACCGGAACAATGACCGAAGGCGTTTTTAATGTTCAGGAGGTTGTCATTAAGCCAGAATTCGATAAAAATGAAATTTTACGAATGGTCAATGCACTTGAAGGACAAAGTACCCATCCTGTTGCTACAGCTATTCATCAATTTGTTGGAACAATTGATACATCAATAGTTTTGCAAAATACAGAAGAGATATCAGGTCACGGATTAAAAGCCACTGTAAACGGCAAAGAATTATTGGTTGGTAATTTCAAACTGATGGACAAATTTTCTATTTCGTATGATATTGATCCAACAAGTATTGTTTATACTTTAATCGCTATTGCATACGATTCTAAATTTGCGGGATACATTACCATTGCCGATAGTATCAAAGAAGATGCTCAAATTACCATTGAAATGCTCAAATCGTTAGGTGTCAAAACAACAATGTTAAGTGGCGATAAAAATACAGTGGTACAATTTGTAGCTCAAAAACTCGGAATTGTCAATGCCTTTGGCGATTTACTTCCCGAAGACAAGGTAAACAAGGTAAAAGAAATTAAGTCTAAAAAGGAAACCGTCGCTTTTGTTGGTGATGGTGTAAACGATGCTCCGGTAGTAGCTTTAAGTGATGTAGGTATTGCTATGGGAGGATTAGGAAGCGATGCCACCATAGAAACGGCTGATGTAGTGATACAAGACGATAAACCAAGTAAAATTGCAATGGCAATCAATATTGGGAAACAAACTAAAAAAATTGTGTGGCAAAATATTGGATTAGCATTTACCGTAAAAGCGATTGTGCTTATACTCGGTGCAGGAGGTTTAGCCACGATGTGGGAAGCCGTTTTTGCCGATGTAGGTGTGGCTTTATTGGCAATCCTTAATGCGGTTCGGATTCAAAAAATGAAATTTTAA
- a CDS encoding DUF6943 family protein, with the protein MINYIVKTHRKDTIYSKPHLFILNKGLNSGKPQKEPFTNSFVLIFQNEEDCENIYWVTFSLWKSKFWHQFLIGSVIPFIRLQEFKKELFPRVTEIYEDYEQHKKNIQALRLLELKEKQFHENINLINDLRRTILYRYCKR; encoded by the coding sequence ATGATAAATTACATCGTTAAAACCCACAGAAAGGACACTATTTACAGCAAACCTCATTTATTTATCCTTAACAAAGGACTTAACAGCGGTAAACCGCAGAAGGAACCATTTACAAATAGTTTTGTACTCATTTTCCAAAACGAAGAAGATTGCGAAAATATCTACTGGGTAACTTTCAGTTTATGGAAATCAAAATTTTGGCATCAATTTTTAATAGGTTCTGTTATTCCTTTTATTCGATTGCAGGAATTTAAAAAAGAGTTATTTCCAAGAGTAACAGAAATTTATGAAGATTACGAACAGCACAAAAAAAACATTCAGGCATTACGCCTTTTGGAATTAAAGGAAAAGCAATTTCACGAAAATATCAATCTTATTAATGATTTGCGTAGAACTATCCTGTACAGGTACTGTAAGCGATAA
- a CDS encoding site-specific integrase encodes MKTKITLHFYAKSTKVNANGKLPIYVRLTVNGQRLEFSSKKFIEKTKWSSELAKMKGNTEEARSINSYLDMMRSKVLSAEMELLHKEEELSIENFQSILLENNKNHRMLIPVFQDHNNKMKELLGKKYAPGTLQRFEVTLNHIQNFLQWKYNVTDIRIDKVDHCFITELEFYLRSVKNCSNNTSVKYVRNFRKIIKICLNNDWLEKNPFSRYEGKVIEVDKEFLTEEEIQKIYNKKFSNTRLELVKDIFIFCCFTGLAYIDVQQLRKDHLGIGIDGNKWIFKNRQKTDTRSKIPLLPIAEELIEKYSDHPKCLNEDRILPVLSNQKMNSYLKEIGDVCGIPKEITFHMARHSFATSVTLTNGVPIESVSKMLGHKSLRTTQHYAKIVDKRVSDDMAILKQKLSIQNLQTKQA; translated from the coding sequence ATGAAAACAAAAATCACTCTTCATTTTTATGCTAAAAGCACAAAAGTAAATGCTAACGGTAAATTACCAATTTATGTTCGACTAACTGTAAATGGCCAACGACTGGAATTTAGTTCTAAAAAATTCATTGAAAAAACTAAATGGTCCTCTGAGCTAGCTAAAATGAAAGGTAATACAGAAGAAGCTCGTTCAATTAATAGTTACCTTGATATGATGAGGTCTAAGGTTTTGAGTGCCGAAATGGAATTACTACATAAAGAAGAGGAATTATCCATTGAAAATTTCCAATCAATACTGCTTGAGAACAATAAGAATCATAGAATGTTGATACCGGTTTTCCAAGATCATAATAATAAAATGAAAGAGCTTTTAGGTAAGAAATATGCTCCTGGAACATTACAGCGCTTTGAGGTTACTTTAAATCATATTCAGAACTTTCTTCAATGGAAATACAATGTAACAGATATTCGAATCGATAAAGTAGACCATTGCTTTATTACCGAACTCGAATTCTATTTAAGAAGCGTAAAAAATTGCAGTAATAACACTTCCGTGAAGTATGTGCGCAATTTTAGAAAAATTATAAAGATTTGCCTAAACAATGACTGGTTAGAAAAGAATCCGTTTAGCAGATACGAAGGAAAGGTTATTGAAGTCGATAAAGAATTTCTAACCGAAGAAGAAATACAAAAAATCTACAATAAGAAATTTAGTAATACGCGTCTGGAATTAGTTAAGGACATATTCATTTTCTGCTGCTTCACCGGTTTGGCCTACATTGATGTTCAACAATTACGAAAAGACCATTTAGGGATTGGTATCGATGGTAATAAATGGATATTCAAAAACAGGCAAAAGACAGATACTAGATCTAAAATTCCCTTACTCCCTATTGCTGAAGAATTGATAGAGAAGTATTCTGACCACCCGAAATGCCTAAATGAAGATAGAATTCTGCCAGTATTGAGCAATCAGAAGATGAATAGCTATCTAAAAGAAATTGGAGACGTCTGCGGCATTCCAAAAGAAATAACCTTCCATATGGCTAGACACTCTTTTGCAACCTCTGTAACACTTACTAATGGCGTGCCAATTGAAAGTGTAAGTAAAATGCTTGGTCATAAAAGTCTTAGAACTACTCAGCACTATGCTAAGATTGTAGACAAGAGAGTGAGCGATGATATGGCTATACTAAAGCAAAAATTATCAATACAAAATCTTCAAACCAAACAAGCATAA
- a CDS encoding TlpA disulfide reductase family protein, giving the protein MTKKLLLLAGLSILASCSKVGDNEFLITGKAEGIDNGKMAILQIQNEAGPISKDTVKIENGKFEFKGEFKDGPEIGFIVIDDLNNMVPFILENGEINITVDKDTIQKSKIGGTPNNDKFQEYNDGSSVIFKKMIAFRKANQQKFMDAQKAKDTAVMNSLSKQNMGFQNDMDKFSETFVEKNPTAFLSVLLLENFIGRQTLESDKIVKLYNSLSTDIKKTKSGKRVDEHVNRQKAVNTGTAAPDFAAPTPEGKTTSLKESLGKVTIIDFWASWCAPCRKENPNVVALYNEFHEKGLNIIGVSLDQDADKWKEAIAKDKLTWTQVSNLKHWKEPIAKLYNVESIPATFILDASGNIVAKDLRGAELKAKIAELLAK; this is encoded by the coding sequence ATGACTAAAAAACTTCTTTTATTGGCCGGATTATCCATTTTAGCTTCATGCAGTAAAGTTGGAGATAATGAATTCCTGATTACCGGTAAGGCAGAAGGTATCGACAATGGAAAAATGGCTATCCTCCAAATTCAGAATGAAGCAGGGCCCATTTCAAAAGATACTGTAAAAATAGAAAACGGAAAATTTGAATTTAAAGGAGAATTCAAAGACGGACCGGAAATTGGTTTTATCGTTATTGATGATCTAAACAATATGGTTCCGTTTATCCTTGAAAATGGAGAGATCAATATCACTGTAGATAAAGACACCATCCAAAAATCTAAAATCGGAGGTACTCCAAATAATGATAAATTCCAGGAATACAACGACGGTTCCAGCGTTATTTTCAAAAAAATGATAGCTTTCCGAAAAGCCAACCAGCAAAAATTCATGGATGCTCAAAAAGCAAAAGACACAGCTGTAATGAATTCGCTTTCAAAGCAAAACATGGGCTTCCAAAATGATATGGATAAATTTTCTGAAACATTCGTTGAAAAAAACCCAACAGCATTCCTTTCGGTTCTTTTATTGGAAAACTTTATTGGGCGACAAACTTTAGAGTCTGATAAAATTGTAAAATTATACAATTCCTTATCTACAGACATCAAAAAAACTAAAAGCGGAAAACGTGTAGATGAACATGTAAACCGTCAAAAAGCAGTAAATACAGGTACTGCTGCTCCAGATTTTGCTGCTCCAACCCCGGAAGGAAAAACCACTTCTTTAAAAGAATCTTTGGGTAAAGTAACAATTATTGATTTCTGGGCTTCCTGGTGTGCTCCTTGCCGCAAAGAAAACCCTAACGTAGTTGCATTATATAATGAATTCCACGAAAAAGGATTAAACATCATTGGTGTTTCATTAGACCAGGATGCAGACAAATGGAAAGAGGCTATCGCAAAAGACAAATTGACTTGGACACAAGTTTCAAATTTGAAACATTGGAAAGAGCCGATCGCAAAACTATACAATGTTGAATCAATCCCTGCTACTTTTATTCTTGATGCTTCAGGAAATATCGTTGCAAAAGATTTAAGAGGAGCTGAATTGAAAGCAAAAATTGCCGAATTATTAGCTAAATAA